CAGGGCCTTCTCGATCGGCGCCACCATGTTCTTTTCCCATGGCGTGATCAGGATGGTGCGCGCATCGGACAGCGACACCGAGGCGACCTGCGCCAGCGGCATGTCCGAGCCGTAATAGGACACCTTGATGCCGTCCACCAGCGAGGTGCTGGCGCGGCCGGTGCGGATGCGGGTGAGGTCGTGCCTGAGCGAGTCGATGCTCTTGCCCATGCGGGTCTGCGCATCGTTCTTGATGTCATTGAGCATGTCGTGCTTCCCGGTGAATCGTGCAACGCGTGATTATAGCAGTGGCCGCCGTGGCGGCTTGTTGCGGCGCGGTCAGCCGCCGTCGACCAGGGTGCCGATCGACTCGCCGCGCATGATCCGCATCAGGTTGCCGGCCACGGTCATGTCGTAGATGCGCAGCGGCATCTGCTGGTCGCGGCACAGGGCGATCGCGGCGGTGTCCATCACCGCCAGCTTGCGCTCGATCACGTCGTCGTAGCCGAGCCGGTCATAACGGGTCGCGTCGGCATGCTTGGCCGGGTCGGCGGTGTACACGCCATCGACCTTGGTCGCCTTCAGCAGCAGGTCCGCGCCGATCTCCACCGCGCGCAGGGCGGCCGCGGAATCGGTGGTGAAGAACGGATTGCCGGTGCCGGCGGCGAACAGCACGATGCGGCCCTTCTCGATGTGGCGAATGGCGCGGCGGCGGATGTAATCCTCGGCCACGTCGTGGATCTGGATCGCGCTGGTGACTCGCGCGTAGCCGCCGCGCTTCTCGATCGCGTCCTGCATCGCCAGCGCGTTCATCACGGTGGCCAGCATGCCCATGTGGTCGCCGGTGACCCGGTCCATGCCGGCGGCGGCGAGGCCGGCGCCGCGGAAGATGTTGCCGCCGCCGATCACGATGCCGATCTGCACGCCGGTCTTCTGCACCTCGATGATTTCATCGGCCAGCCGGCCGATCACCTTGGGATCGATGCCGTAGTCGGCATCGCCCATCAGGGCTTCACCGGAGAGCTTGAGCAGGATGCGGCGGTACTTGGGCTGGTCGCTCATGGGGGCTCCGGATTGTGTGGGGTAAACCGGCTTATTGTAGCGGCAGCGGCCCGTGGTCGGGGCGTTCGCCGTGGCCATCCGCGAAATTTTCCGCGAATCGGGAAGCGGGGCCATGGTTTCAGGCGCCAGGGAATGAAAAAGGCCGCGATTGCTCGCGGCCTTTTCGTTGTGCAACGACTTGCCGGGGGTTCAGCCCTGCATCGCCTTGGCCACTTCGGCCAGATAGTCTTCCTGCACCTTCTCGATGCCTTCGCCAACCGCCAGGCGAGCCACCGAGATGACGTCGGCGCCTTCCTTCTTCAGCGCGTCGGCCACGGTGACGTTGGTGTCCAGCACATAAGGCTGGCCCAGCAGGGTCACTTCGGAGACGATCTTCTGCACCTTGCCGGAGATGATCTTCTCGAGGATGTCGGCCGGCTTGGCCTTTTCCTTGTCGGACATCAGGCTCAGCGCGATCTCCTTTTCCTTGGCCAGGAATTCGGCCGGGACGTCCTCGGCGCGGATGTGCGCCGGGTTCATCGCCGCCACGTGCATGGCGATGCCCTTGGCCAGCTCTTCGGAGCCACCCTTGAGCGCCACCAGCACGCCGATGCGGCCGCCGTGGGTGTAGCTGCCGATCACGCCGTCATTCTTGACGACCGCCATGCGGCGCACGTCGATCTTTTCGCCGATGGTGGCGATCAGGCTCTTGGCGGCTTCCTCGACATTGCTGGCGCCCGGGTAGGCGGCGGCCTTCAGTGCGTCGATGTCGGCGGCGCCGGAGTTCAGCGCGACGTCGGCGACGGTGTCGCTGAACTTCAGGAAGCTCGCGTCCTTGCCCACGAAATCGGTTTCGCAGTTGATCTCGACCAGCACGGCCTTGCCGGCGCTCTGGGCGGCCACGATGCGACCTTCGGCAGCGATGCGGCTGGCCTTCTTGTCAGCCTTGGCCAGGCCGGACTTGCGCAGCCATTCCATCGCGGTTTCGATGTCGGCGTTGTTCTCGACCAGGGCCTTCTTGCATTCCATCATGCCGGCGCCGGACCGCTCGCGCAGCTCCT
This is a stretch of genomic DNA from Rhodanobacter sp. FDAARGOS 1247. It encodes these proteins:
- the pyrH gene encoding UMP kinase — its product is MSDQPKYRRILLKLSGEALMGDADYGIDPKVIGRLADEIIEVQKTGVQIGIVIGGGNIFRGAGLAAAGMDRVTGDHMGMLATVMNALAMQDAIEKRGGYARVTSAIQIHDVAEDYIRRRAIRHIEKGRIVLFAAGTGNPFFTTDSAAALRAVEIGADLLLKATKVDGVYTADPAKHADATRYDRLGYDDVIERKLAVMDTAAIALCRDQQMPLRIYDMTVAGNLMRIMRGESIGTLVDGG
- the tsf gene encoding translation elongation factor Ts translates to MSNISAQLVKELRERSGAGMMECKKALVENNADIETAMEWLRKSGLAKADKKASRIAAEGRIVAAQSAGKAVLVEINCETDFVGKDASFLKFSDTVADVALNSGAADIDALKAAAYPGASNVEEAAKSLIATIGEKIDVRRMAVVKNDGVIGSYTHGGRIGVLVALKGGSEELAKGIAMHVAAMNPAHIRAEDVPAEFLAKEKEIALSLMSDKEKAKPADILEKIISGKVQKIVSEVTLLGQPYVLDTNVTVADALKKEGADVISVARLAVGEGIEKVQEDYLAEVAKAMQG